A genomic window from Syngnathus typhle isolate RoL2023-S1 ecotype Sweden linkage group LG18, RoL_Styp_1.0, whole genome shotgun sequence includes:
- the qki2 gene encoding protein quaking-B isoform X2: MVGETEVKERPKSNPDYLMQLMNDRKVMSSLPNFSGIFTHLERLLDEEIGRVRKDMYNDTVNGGMFNGRDMEELPEAVGPVAQLQEKLYVPVKEYPDFNFVGRILGPRGLTAKQLEAETGCKIMVRGKGSMRDKKKEEMNRGKPNWEHLSEDLHVLISVEDTHNRAKIKLQRAINEVKKLLIPAAEGEDNLKKMQLMELAILNGTYRDANVKTPTAGFPLGTPQAPRIITGPTPVLPPALRNPAPVTTPTLMPLIRQIQSSALVPGGNPHPALLPQGPESGIIYTPYEYPYTLTPSILEYPIDSTGVLVPSSCVFAGAMTAKVRRQDKRIHPYQRVVTTDRAATATNP; this comes from the exons ATGGTCGGGGAGACAGAGGTGAAGGAGCGACCCAAGTCCAACCCGGACTATTTAATGCAGCTGATGAACGATCGGAAGGTTATGAGTTCATTGCCAAACTTCAGCGGCATCTTCACGCATCTGGAGCGGCTGCTGGATGAAG AAATCGGGCGGGTACGCAAGGACATGTACAACGACACGGTGAACGGAGGCATGTTCAACGGACGCGATATGGAGGAACTGCCCGAAGCCGTCGGACCCGTGGCCCAGCTGCAAGAGAAGCTCTACGTGCCGGTCAAAGAGTACCCCGAC TTTAATTTTGTCGGGAGGATCCTAGGCCCGCGAGGACTGACAGCCAAACAGCTGGAGGCGGAGACCGGCTGCAAGATCATGGTGCGCGGGAAAGGCTCAATGAGGGACAAGAAGAAG GAGGAGATGAACCGAGGCAAGCCCAACTGGGAGCACCTGAGCGAGGACCTTCATGTCCTGATCTCAGTGGAGGACACGCACAACCGCGCCAAGATCAAGCTGCAGCGGGCCATCAACGAAGTCAAGAAACTCCTCATCCCCGCT GCTGAAGGCGAGGACAACTTGAAGAAAATGCAGCTGATGGAGTTGGCCATTCTCAATGGAACCTACAGAGACGCCAATGTCAAGACAC CTACCGCCGGGTTCCCACTCGGCACCCCGCAGGCCCCTCGCATCATCACAGGCCCCACGCCCGTCCTGCCACCTGCCTTGCGCAACCCCGCCCCCGTGACCACGCCGACGCTCATGCCTCTGATCCGTCAGATCCAGAGCTCCGCCCTCGTGCCGGGCGGCAACCCGCATCCGGCGCTGCTTCCCCAAGGACCCGAGTCAGGGATCATCTACACGCCCTACGAGTACCCCTACACATTGACGCCCTCCATATTGGAATACCCCATCGACTCGACCGGCGTATTAG TCCCTTCGTCCTGTGTTTTCGCAG GTGCCATGACCGCTAAGGTACGCCGCCAAGACAAGAGAATCCATCCTTACCAAAGGGTAGTGACCACAGACAGAG CTGCCACGGCAACTAACCCATGA
- the qki2 gene encoding protein quaking-B isoform X4 produces MVGETEVKERPKSNPDYLMQLMNDRKVMSSLPNFSGIFTHLERLLDEEIGRVRKDMYNDTVNGGMFNGRDMEELPEAVGPVAQLQEKLYVPVKEYPDFNFVGRILGPRGLTAKQLEAETGCKIMVRGKGSMRDKKKEEMNRGKPNWEHLSEDLHVLISVEDTHNRAKIKLQRAINEVKKLLIPAAEGEDNLKKMQLMELAILNGTYRDANVKTPTAGFPLGTPQAPRIITGPTPVLPPALRNPAPVTTPTLMPLIRQIQSSALVPGGNPHPALLPQGPESGIIYTPYEYPYTLTPSILEYPIDSTGVLGMAFPTKG; encoded by the exons ATGGTCGGGGAGACAGAGGTGAAGGAGCGACCCAAGTCCAACCCGGACTATTTAATGCAGCTGATGAACGATCGGAAGGTTATGAGTTCATTGCCAAACTTCAGCGGCATCTTCACGCATCTGGAGCGGCTGCTGGATGAAG AAATCGGGCGGGTACGCAAGGACATGTACAACGACACGGTGAACGGAGGCATGTTCAACGGACGCGATATGGAGGAACTGCCCGAAGCCGTCGGACCCGTGGCCCAGCTGCAAGAGAAGCTCTACGTGCCGGTCAAAGAGTACCCCGAC TTTAATTTTGTCGGGAGGATCCTAGGCCCGCGAGGACTGACAGCCAAACAGCTGGAGGCGGAGACCGGCTGCAAGATCATGGTGCGCGGGAAAGGCTCAATGAGGGACAAGAAGAAG GAGGAGATGAACCGAGGCAAGCCCAACTGGGAGCACCTGAGCGAGGACCTTCATGTCCTGATCTCAGTGGAGGACACGCACAACCGCGCCAAGATCAAGCTGCAGCGGGCCATCAACGAAGTCAAGAAACTCCTCATCCCCGCT GCTGAAGGCGAGGACAACTTGAAGAAAATGCAGCTGATGGAGTTGGCCATTCTCAATGGAACCTACAGAGACGCCAATGTCAAGACAC CTACCGCCGGGTTCCCACTCGGCACCCCGCAGGCCCCTCGCATCATCACAGGCCCCACGCCCGTCCTGCCACCTGCCTTGCGCAACCCCGCCCCCGTGACCACGCCGACGCTCATGCCTCTGATCCGTCAGATCCAGAGCTCCGCCCTCGTGCCGGGCGGCAACCCGCATCCGGCGCTGCTTCCCCAAGGACCCGAGTCAGGGATCATCTACACGCCCTACGAGTACCCCTACACATTGACGCCCTCCATATTGGAATACCCCATCGACTCGACCGGCGTATTAG GTATGGCTTTCCCAACCAAAGGCTAA
- the qki2 gene encoding protein quaking-B isoform X3 encodes MVGETEVKERPKSNPDYLMQLMNDRKVMSSLPNFSGIFTHLERLLDEEIGRVRKDMYNDTVNGGMFNGRDMEELPEAVGPVAQLQEKLYVPVKEYPDFNFVGRILGPRGLTAKQLEAETGCKIMVRGKGSMRDKKKEEMNRGKPNWEHLSEDLHVLISVEDTHNRAKIKLQRAINEVKKLLIPAAEGEDNLKKMQLMELAILNGTYRDANVKTPTAGFPLGTPQAPRIITGPTPVLPPALRNPAPVTTPTLMPLIRQIQSSALVPGGNPHPALLPQGPESGIIYTPYEYPYTLTPSILEYPIDSTGVLAGAMTAKVRRQDKRIHPYQRVVTTDRAATATNP; translated from the exons ATGGTCGGGGAGACAGAGGTGAAGGAGCGACCCAAGTCCAACCCGGACTATTTAATGCAGCTGATGAACGATCGGAAGGTTATGAGTTCATTGCCAAACTTCAGCGGCATCTTCACGCATCTGGAGCGGCTGCTGGATGAAG AAATCGGGCGGGTACGCAAGGACATGTACAACGACACGGTGAACGGAGGCATGTTCAACGGACGCGATATGGAGGAACTGCCCGAAGCCGTCGGACCCGTGGCCCAGCTGCAAGAGAAGCTCTACGTGCCGGTCAAAGAGTACCCCGAC TTTAATTTTGTCGGGAGGATCCTAGGCCCGCGAGGACTGACAGCCAAACAGCTGGAGGCGGAGACCGGCTGCAAGATCATGGTGCGCGGGAAAGGCTCAATGAGGGACAAGAAGAAG GAGGAGATGAACCGAGGCAAGCCCAACTGGGAGCACCTGAGCGAGGACCTTCATGTCCTGATCTCAGTGGAGGACACGCACAACCGCGCCAAGATCAAGCTGCAGCGGGCCATCAACGAAGTCAAGAAACTCCTCATCCCCGCT GCTGAAGGCGAGGACAACTTGAAGAAAATGCAGCTGATGGAGTTGGCCATTCTCAATGGAACCTACAGAGACGCCAATGTCAAGACAC CTACCGCCGGGTTCCCACTCGGCACCCCGCAGGCCCCTCGCATCATCACAGGCCCCACGCCCGTCCTGCCACCTGCCTTGCGCAACCCCGCCCCCGTGACCACGCCGACGCTCATGCCTCTGATCCGTCAGATCCAGAGCTCCGCCCTCGTGCCGGGCGGCAACCCGCATCCGGCGCTGCTTCCCCAAGGACCCGAGTCAGGGATCATCTACACGCCCTACGAGTACCCCTACACATTGACGCCCTCCATATTGGAATACCCCATCGACTCGACCGGCGTATTAG CAGGTGCCATGACCGCTAAGGTACGCCGCCAAGACAAGAGAATCCATCCTTACCAAAGGGTAGTGACCACAGACAGAG CTGCCACGGCAACTAACCCATGA
- the qki2 gene encoding protein quaking-B isoform X1: MVGETEVKERPKSNPDYLMQLMNDRKVMSSLPNFSGIFTHLERLLDEEIGRVRKDMYNDTVNGGMFNGRDMEELPEAVGPVAQLQEKLYVPVKEYPDFNFVGRILGPRGLTAKQLEAETGCKIMVRGKGSMRDKKKEEMNRGKPNWEHLSEDLHVLISVEDTHNRAKIKLQRAINEVKKLLIPAAEGEDNLKKMQLMELAILNGTYRDANVKTPTAGFPLGTPQAPRIITGPTPVLPPALRNPAPVTTPTLMPLIRQIQSSALVPGGNPHPALLPQGPESGIIYTPYEYPYTLTPSILEYPIDSTGVLVPSSCVFAAGAMTAKVRRQDKRIHPYQRVVTTDRAATATNP; the protein is encoded by the exons ATGGTCGGGGAGACAGAGGTGAAGGAGCGACCCAAGTCCAACCCGGACTATTTAATGCAGCTGATGAACGATCGGAAGGTTATGAGTTCATTGCCAAACTTCAGCGGCATCTTCACGCATCTGGAGCGGCTGCTGGATGAAG AAATCGGGCGGGTACGCAAGGACATGTACAACGACACGGTGAACGGAGGCATGTTCAACGGACGCGATATGGAGGAACTGCCCGAAGCCGTCGGACCCGTGGCCCAGCTGCAAGAGAAGCTCTACGTGCCGGTCAAAGAGTACCCCGAC TTTAATTTTGTCGGGAGGATCCTAGGCCCGCGAGGACTGACAGCCAAACAGCTGGAGGCGGAGACCGGCTGCAAGATCATGGTGCGCGGGAAAGGCTCAATGAGGGACAAGAAGAAG GAGGAGATGAACCGAGGCAAGCCCAACTGGGAGCACCTGAGCGAGGACCTTCATGTCCTGATCTCAGTGGAGGACACGCACAACCGCGCCAAGATCAAGCTGCAGCGGGCCATCAACGAAGTCAAGAAACTCCTCATCCCCGCT GCTGAAGGCGAGGACAACTTGAAGAAAATGCAGCTGATGGAGTTGGCCATTCTCAATGGAACCTACAGAGACGCCAATGTCAAGACAC CTACCGCCGGGTTCCCACTCGGCACCCCGCAGGCCCCTCGCATCATCACAGGCCCCACGCCCGTCCTGCCACCTGCCTTGCGCAACCCCGCCCCCGTGACCACGCCGACGCTCATGCCTCTGATCCGTCAGATCCAGAGCTCCGCCCTCGTGCCGGGCGGCAACCCGCATCCGGCGCTGCTTCCCCAAGGACCCGAGTCAGGGATCATCTACACGCCCTACGAGTACCCCTACACATTGACGCCCTCCATATTGGAATACCCCATCGACTCGACCGGCGTATTAG TCCCTTCGTCCTGTGTTTTCGCAG CAGGTGCCATGACCGCTAAGGTACGCCGCCAAGACAAGAGAATCCATCCTTACCAAAGGGTAGTGACCACAGACAGAG CTGCCACGGCAACTAACCCATGA